In Bradyrhizobium lablabi, one DNA window encodes the following:
- a CDS encoding HAD hydrolase-like protein — MAPPCSVLLDLDGTLIDSQPGILASCLAALRTLGHEPNEILDIKRVIGPPLEDVMQFLLQPYGDDRIAEAVLAFRQHYGESGLLGSEPYPGIGNSLREMQQGGLRLYLATSKREAFARRILEHLELAAYFDGIHGSVPGGELDHKPELLAHILSEHNITPTRSLMVGDRRYDISGAHAVGMRGLGVLWGYGTRDELEGAGADQLVESTVDLACTVLAMVSGKRPLT; from the coding sequence ATGGCCCCGCCTTGCTCTGTTCTTCTCGATCTCGACGGCACCCTGATTGATTCGCAGCCCGGCATTTTGGCAAGTTGCCTCGCGGCGCTGCGCACTCTTGGACACGAGCCGAACGAAATCCTCGACATCAAGCGGGTCATCGGGCCGCCGCTCGAGGACGTGATGCAATTCTTGCTGCAGCCATATGGGGACGACAGGATTGCTGAGGCAGTATTGGCCTTTCGTCAGCACTACGGTGAAAGCGGCCTTCTCGGAAGCGAGCCCTACCCGGGAATAGGCAATTCTCTAAGAGAGATGCAGCAAGGAGGATTGCGATTATATTTGGCAACATCGAAGCGGGAGGCATTCGCGCGTCGTATCCTGGAGCATTTGGAGCTTGCGGCATATTTCGATGGCATCCACGGCTCGGTGCCGGGCGGAGAGCTGGACCACAAGCCTGAGCTGCTCGCCCATATCTTGTCGGAGCATAATATTACACCCACGCGCAGTTTGATGGTCGGGGACCGCCGCTACGACATCTCTGGCGCCCATGCGGTTGGAATGCGCGGTCTTGGAGTACTCTGGGGCTATGGTACCCGAGATGAACTAGAAGGCGCTGGCGCAGATCAATTGGTGGAATCAACTGTTGATCTCGCTTGCACAGTTCTCGCGATGGTTAGTGGAAAGCGGCCCTTGACCTAG